A stretch of Carya illinoinensis cultivar Pawnee chromosome 14, C.illinoinensisPawnee_v1, whole genome shotgun sequence DNA encodes these proteins:
- the LOC122293621 gene encoding uncharacterized protein LOC122293621, with protein sequence MAIVELDEFKTIQLKKPNSVGREVAIEGRQCWKMLDCSFYKANFDAAFDKGSEKMGIGIVIIDRNGDVLATLTTSKDKVGSVFHAKCYALSRALRLCEELGMEQVLFKGDAKSVVHAINSRTEDNSWMGQVIEYMKSLLPAHDSSTTIFSYRDSNVVAHTLAKLAMKSDAKSIWLGEGPKEILSVIVKDKYGIG encoded by the coding sequence ATGGCAATTGTTGAGCTTGATGAGTTCAAAACAATACAGTTGAAGAAACCAAATAGTGTTGGGAGGGAAGTTGCTATAGAGGGAAGGCAGTGTTGGAAGATGCTAGATTGTTCCTTTTACAAAGCTAACTTTGATGCTGCTTTTGATAAGGGTAGTGAAAAGATGGGTATTGGCATTGTTATTATTGATCGTAATGGGGATGTGTTGGCTACTTTAACAACATCAAAAGACAAGGTTGGTTCAGTTTTCCATGCTAAATGTTATGCACTGAGTAGAGCTTTGAGGTTATGTGAGGAGCTGGGGATGGAACAAGTTCTCTTCAAAGGGGATGCAAAGTCTGTTGTGCATGCTATTAATTCTAGGACTGAGGACAATTCATGGATGGGTCAAGTGATTGAATATATGAAGTCTCTATTACCTGCGCATGATTCATCGACAACTATTTTTTCTTATCGAGATAGCAATGTGGTAGCGCATACTCTCGCTAAATTGGCTATGAAATCTGATGCTAAATCTATCTGGTTAGGGGAGGGACCCAAGGAGATTTTATCTGTAATTGTAAAAGACAAATATGGTATTGGTTGA